The window CCGTCCAATCAGAGTGCAGCTggtaaaaatctgtttttctgtgaatgaagaggaggatgaagtcTGATCTTCTGATTGgacaatgaacacaaacaggaacagaTCACTCAGCAGTTTCCTtcaaaacaccaacaaacactCTCATCAAGTAcgatgtgatgtcacagagagtTATGATGTAATAATGGTGGCTGGAGCCACATTACATCATAACTTTATGTCTTTATACATACATGttcatagacagacagacagagacagagagacagacagacagacagacagacagacagacagacagagagagagacagacagacagagagaccggcagagacagagagacagacagacagacagacagacagacagacagacagacagacagacagacagacagacagaccggcagagagagacagacagacagacagacagacagacagacagacagacagacattttgcTCTAAAAATGAATCCTGTACAGAGACTTTTCTTCTTGTCTATCAGGAAAAAATGTTGAACAACACaaaagaggaacaggaagtgacctctcagcccctcccccctcctccttccagtGTTGCCGTGGACACGATGATGTCACTGAGGAGGCAAGACCTGGTGTGTATTGTGTGCTTTGGCAGCTACGACCTGGCGACACGGTTGCCACGGCGCCTGCACTGTGGCCACGCCTTCTGCCAGGCGTGTCTGAAGAGACTGGACACGGTCATCAATGAACAGGtgagtgatgacatcatcaacacTCCCCCGAACATGTTGTCATGCACATTATATGAACATGAGCGTGCTGAAGGTCTCACAGGTGGAACAGAAGGAGTTGAAGTGTCATGGCCGACATCAAGTACTCTCCTGTCCTCCAGGTGTGGATCCCGTGTCCTCAGTGTCGACAGAACACACCTCGGcccagaggaggagcagcaggtctGGACCTGGATTTGGCCTCCTTCCTGGGAGTGAAGGCCCAGCAgacctgcacctcctcctgctccctgtCCTCCTGGAGCTCTGGCCGCAGGGAGGGGGCACTGGCCGGAGATCCGGTGCGGGACGGGAAGCTCTGGTTGGGGAAGGAGGTCGCCGATGACAGCTGGTCACACGGAGGTCTAGCTGAGCCGCGTTTCCATCGCTATGGCAACTGCTGCGCGCTGCCATCCTAttggctctgctgctggttctgTTGCCCCAGGCGGAGCTAGGACTGACCAATACGTGTGCTGAGCTCAGACGTCTCTTTGTGCGGATACATTTATTCTGACTGACAACGTAAAAACCTTCGATATTTTACAACAATCGGTATGTCGTGTTTCAGTTTAATCAAATTTagaaacaaacatcaaaaatccaaaagaaaagaaagtcgATGATTATTTAGAACTGCATTAACTGGATTATTATGTTATCTTACGTGGTCtgtagtgtgtgtttatatctATTTTTAGGAGTTAGTGAATAGATAGTGTAGATAATATTAGCGGAATTCAGGTCATTCAATAacaataccacactgtaaaaatacaagTGCTGTTACAAGTTGTACTACATTACTGCAGTAGTACCAGAGAAGTATCAAATGTAAACATCCTCGCGTCCTTTCAGCGTGTTAACCCATAAGTTCAATCAGAATTTGTACATAAACACTGGTGTAATTGTTCTAATATATAATATCAACTTCATTATTAACTGTGATGAAGACAAAGTTGCTGAGAAAGAAATATTTATTCATAATTACATATTTTAgaaaagcaacaacaataaacacagttcGTATG is drawn from Chaetodon trifascialis isolate fChaTrf1 chromosome 20, fChaTrf1.hap1, whole genome shotgun sequence and contains these coding sequences:
- the rnf224 gene encoding RING finger protein 227, which codes for MLNNTKEEQEVTSQPLPPPPSSVAVDTMMSLRRQDLVCIVCFGSYDLATRLPRRLHCGHAFCQACLKRLDTVINEQVWIPCPQCRQNTPRPRGGAAGLDLDLASFLGVKAQQTCTSSCSLSSWSSGRREGALAGDPVRDGKLWLGKEVADDSWSHGGLAEPRFHRYGNCCALPSYWLCCWFCCPRRS